Sequence from the Miscanthus floridulus cultivar M001 chromosome 16, ASM1932011v1, whole genome shotgun sequence genome:
ttttgccttggtagccttgccgaccttggttcctggtctgggtctccGTCCCTGCTGGCGTTGCCAATTGCCCTTGTTCGGGTTGAGGTTGACCCTCAATgttgagcacttgcccctggcctgttttctgatttgatgcattctggtttGGGTAGTTCTTCTGGGAGTTTTTACTGCTGctttgctgtctgttttgaccctgctcctctagccttttccggaggtcattatctgatctgcagtatttctcaaactcgtcatacaactgctgtatggaagttggtttctttcttgctaggtgtgctgcgaacggcccgattcgaaggcctttgatcgctgcttcaatggcgatctcatctgggacgtctggtgccttcgcctttacttgcacgaatttccggaagtagtcgtgtagtgtctctccctgtatttgcttgcactggaacagATCCGTGGATGTCAGCGATTGTGCTGCTAGTcctttgaagtttgccaatatttTGTCCCGAAGGTTTTCCCAAGAATAGaccgtgcttggtttgagcatggaataccaagccaacgTGTCGCCTTCGGCAGCAATAACAAAAGACTTTGCCAGGATGGCGTCGTCTCCGCCGgctgaggctactgctgcctcgtaactcataatgaactgatgggggtctgtctttccaTTGAATTTTGgcagtgtgattggcttgtacgctgttggccatggcgactgttgtataCCTTCTGaaagtggggacttgggatcgacaGGCCTCCACGTCACCTGAGGTGGCATTGTGGGCTAGTTGATCACTGGCGGAGGCCCCTGTGGTATTGTTGCTATTGCTGGggaggctgggattgcggaggttgaggctggtactgcatgctgcatactcaGCATCTcggcatgtaggactgccaactgctgtcTGATTTCTGCTGCTTGCGCTGAtgcttgagtagcttgctgattagctgcgaacGCTGCTGCTATTCTGTctctctcttgttgcgctctcggcaactgtgcttgcagctgttgcagctCTTGGTCGAGTGTTGTGCCTggatttggttgggcctccggaccTTGGATTTCTGGTTCTTGGGGctccggtggttgaccctgggaATCTGCTCTGGTATCGACCTCTGCTGGCGAagttgcgtaggtgctacgagtggtgcgcctaggccttcctctccgACCCGTGGTTGTTGccgctctggtggtggtttttctcttccctgccatcgttggtttgccttggccaaccacggtgggcgccaatgttgaaactagcGGTCTCAGACAGATGATTGGATGCCTCCGCCCACCGCTGACGGTATTCGGGTGAAGGCTCGGCAGACTGGCGCGACAAGAAAGACTGGCGGTGGCACACAACGCGAGGGTGGTCAGGGCCTCCGCCCGCTACGGGTTGCCCTCGGGCTGAGGCCAGAAAGATTGGCACGGACAATAGATGTGTTGGCACACGAAACTAGGGTTCCATTAACGCATTCACCAACCCTCTgcacggttacaagtgttccctatttatagggctcaactacttcgtaacagaatttattacaatgcccctcaactgctacaatacattcctggaatattccgccgctagcctcttgtttgcggggcaatcctgccataccgtCTCCGAGTGATGGGCCTCCATGAATAGCCGGCCCACCACgcctcggtcttcggcccaaaggcccggGTCCCTAGTGCTGGCTTCCATCTTCAGGGGCGCGCCGCTGCCTCGgcgggtctccgcccggccaTGCGGGGGCCATGGCTCTCGACGGTGGTCTCCGActtcaggggcgcgccgtcgccttggcgggtctccgccggccGGTCGGAGACATCTCCCGCGGGTCTCCGCCCGGCTGCGCGGGGGCCATGGCTCTCGACGCTGGCGCGGTCCCCGGGCGcccgcgcttgagtacctgcacacacttaggcaagatcgtcGTTTAATTAGTTTGGAggtaaggcggcctccgccctccTGGTCGGAGGCGCCGTCCGCCTGAGCGAAGGTCGGAGGTTCCAACGCACGGCCTGGGCGGAATTTGCGACAAGCCTTCCGGGCCTCGCGTGGTGCCCTACGAGCATAGCCAGGGAAGTTCTGCTAGCGCCGGCCGGAGACGTCTCCACGACGTCCGGGCGGAGGCCCTCGTAACCTGCTGACtgcgtaggtctccgccactcgCGGCGGCCATGCCACAACAGTTGGTGTAAATAATGTTATCCTCAATCATCTTGCTTTCTTGCTAACCAGTAGACATAATGGGGATGGGATTGAAGCAACTCATTTATTTCTCTGCTATAAACCTGGACAGCGAGCAGCACCAATCGCAAGGAACGGTCCAAGGCATGGATGAGTTTTGGAATTCAGACTGCAAATGGCTGTTGAGTGTTGACGGAAACCTGTGAAAGAAGAGTGCATTCTCTACAATGGCTGTTAGGTGCAACACTACTGAAGGGACATCAGTTCTCTACAATGACTGAACACAGCACGTCCCTGGTAGGGATGACGGATGAGCAAGTAAAAACGTACTATAATACTATCCAAGGTGCTAGCGGCGGTGTTCAGACCTGCAGTGCTCCGGCGTCACCCAGGATTGAGCCCTGTGCCGGGACACACTGCTTCTGTTTGGAACGGAGCACAGCTTGGTTATACAGTGTAAGTCGACCAGAAATTAATTGATATAAACAAAACTGTACAAACAAAACACAAAAGCGGGGATAGCTCAGTTGGGAGAGCGTCAGACTGAAGATCTGAAGGATTGAGCCCTGGACCGGCATACTCTGTTTGGTACACAGCACTCAGCTTAGCGGTCATATGGTAGAGGCCGCCCAGAAATGTATTCATATATaagaatatataaaaatgaaatacACAAGTGGAGATAGCTCAGTTGGGAGAGCGTCGGACTGAAAATGCAACTACTATTTTTGCATTctctttttttatacttttctcgtTGTGCTCATTCTTATTTTATTTGTTCTCACTGCGCTCAACTGAATAAAAAAACCCAAATATACTTTAATAATAATCAAAGTAGCTACCTATACTATTCGTGCGAATTAACTTACTagttttttaaaacttaatcttTTTGGGGTTCTCATGATTTCACGGAGAAGATGGATTCCACCGAGCATTTTCTTCTTAATCGACGTTGGTTGTTCAATTTGGAAACCGAAGGTTGGAGATATTTTTTGCGGATGATGAGTAGACACTTGTGCTGGTCACTGCTCCACGTTGCAGTGGAAATCGCGGGCCCTCTTTTTTCCACGCTTCCGCTGGTGACTGTGACTGGGCATAGACCATCGACCCGCTCTCTCATCTTTCCAGCTTCCATCCAACCATCCATATGCACTTCTGACTACTCTGCTTTGGCTACGCAACCCTCAGTTTTGCTTCCTCCTCCGTTCACCATCACCATGGCTCAGATCGATCTGATGGAGGTGGCAGAGGCGACCGCTGTGGAGTCCGCGATTCTATGGCTGGTGCAAACTATCCTCGAAGCTCTTCTACCCACCGGCGAGCTCGACGCGTGGCTTCAACGAGTTGGCCTCGCTGGTGCCATCGGTGCACTCAAGTATGAGGTCGAGAGGATGGAGACGGTCGTCAACGGTGTCGGGGGCAGGGCGATCGGGAACAAGCCGCTTGCCCGCTCCCTCGCTCGTGTCAAGGAGCTCATGTATGACGCTGACGACGTCGTGGATGAGCTCGATTATTGTAGGCTCCAGCACCAGGTCGAAAGAGGTATGTATACATCCATCCTTGCGATTTGTGTTTTTTTTAGATTGTGATAATCATAATCCTCATGACATGttctttatcctttctttttcagcTATGATTGCTCCTGCTATTGATCTGGACGgcatggttggagatggagcagaGCAAGTAGATGCATCGGCCAATACTTTTGGTATACTTCGATCCTTGTGATCTGTGATTCTCTACAGTTTTTTTTCTTTAGTAAATTGTGATGATAAATGTAACGCTTGACGTGTCCTTACTTTCTCCGTTCTCTGTCAGGTATGCTTGCTCCTGCTACTGAACCGGAAGGCATGGTTGGAGATGGAGACAGAGATAGAGAAGAACAAGCAGATGCATCGGCCAACAATACTGGTACACTGAATAATAGCGGCCGCAAAAATCGATCCGAGGTGCGGGATTATTTTCAGATTATACCATCTGTTAACGGAGAGCCTGCAAAAGCGAAGTGCAATTGCTGCGGCAGAGAGCTTACATGGGGTCACGGGACATCAGCTTTGCACAAGCATCTCAAAAGTTGCAACAAAAAACGTTCAGCAATTGAAGAGACGCCGAACCGTCCAAGGTACTACTTACCCTTCAAGATCTGCATTGTATACAACTATGATGGACAAAAATTATGAACATTGCAATGCTTTCATTCTTTTTAAAAACACAAGCGTGAGCCAGCACCTTAATATATGCATACAAGTTTTTGTTATTATAGGAAAGCAATATGATCGTTTTACTGAAACTGTGACATCCAGTGCAACTTTAAATCACGGTAATAAATTTCTGGTGACCAACCTGTGATCCTTTTCTTCTTGTAGTGTCGGCGACAGTGTACAAAATGGTGCCACAATTTCGACCTATGATTCAGAGGGCAGAAAAAGAATGAGAATTGAGTACAATGTAGCTGCAACCACGCACTTTTTGAAAAGTATCCAGGAAATAGTTCTTGAGTTAAGAAGAATCCGACACGATGTGATTGAGTATCTCAAGGACTCTATTGCAAGGCCTGATCAGTATCAGATTAACAACTCAGATACACGAGTAAGAACATCAAGCTCTCTTCCTGGAAAGGTATATGGAAGGGATGTGGAGAAAGCCAAAATCATAAAGGCGATCAAAGCTGCTAAGTCGGACAACATTACTGTGCTACCTATTGTAGGCATTCCAGGAGTTGGGAAGACAGCTTTAGCTAAACTTGTATACAATGCACCACGTGTTGAAAGAAAATTTGAGCGGATATGGGTTTGGGTGTCCAACATCTTTGATGAAGTAAGAGTGACAAGGGAGATCTTAGACGTAGTTGCTCTAGCCAACCATGAAGGATCTCGCAAAAGAGAAAGCTATGAAGGAGTCAGCAACTACTCGAAACTTCTAGAGGCCTTAAAGAAACATATAGCATGTCAGTCCAAAAAGTTTCTACTTGTTCTAGATGATGTCTACGACTGCATGGATAATTCCCAATGGAAAGATCTAATAGATGCTTTGGGATCAAGTTGCAGAAAGGGTAATGTGATTATTGTGACAACTAGGAATTTGGCCATTGCAAAAAGGCTAGGTACAATCAAACCAGTTGAATTAAGAGCTCTAGGAAATAATGCTTTTTTGCAATTGTTTAGAGCTTGTGCATTTGGTGATAACCAATGCAAAGAACATCTAGATATCGGCCATCAAATAGCTACAAAGTTAAATGGCAACCCATTAGCAGCAGAAAATGCAGCGGACATGTTAAGAGAGCAGCCTGGTCTTCACCATTGGAAAAGCATCATGAAGAATGGTGTTTGGGAATCTCTGCAATTCCGTGAAGGCATCGTGACTGCTTTGAAGATTAGTTATTATCAGTTGCCATACAATTTACAACAATGTCTCTTGTTTTGTTCTATATTTCCGAATGGCTATTTGTTCCATATTGACAATTTGGTTCAAATGTGGATATCGTCGGGATTTGTAAAATCTGTTGAGGCAGGACAAGATTACCTCAATGCTCTGGTTAACTCAGGTTTCCTTGAGCATGTTATTATAATAACAGACTTCATTACACTTGGCCATAAAAAATACTATGTTATGTGTGGTGTGATGCATGAATTTGCAAGACTGGTTTCAAGGGCCAAGTTTGCAACTATGGATGGTTTAGAGTGCAAAGAAGTTCTACCAACTGTACGCCATTTTTCAATCCTAATTGATTCAATGTATCATAAAGATGAACGTGGGTTCATACTTCGTAATGGGAAGTTTGAAGAAAAGTTGATGAGTATGATTTCTTCAGTGAGAAGATTGAGGACATTGATCTTAATTGGGCATTATGACTCATTATTCTTCCGGTCCTTCCATACCTTCATGTGCAGTTTGGTAAATTGTACCCATCTTCGTTACCTAAAACTTGAGAACAAAGGGAGCAATGAAGCTTTGCTTATATCTCTGAGCAATTTTTACCATCTTGAAGTATTAGATGTTGGACAACCACTTATTGTTGATGGTACGAGTGATCTTGTCAGCATGAGGAATCTTATTCTAACAAAGGGAGCCTCCGGTGCTTGCTCCCCAGCATGGTCTGCTTGCTTGCAGAAGATCCATCTAGAGGATTGTAAAGGATGGCAAATAATCCCATCTCTAGAAAGTCTATCATCTCTTACAAAGTTGAAGTTAAGGAATATGACAGAAGTAACAGAGTTGCTAATTCCTTCGTTAGAGGAGCTGGTATTGATTGATATGCcaaagttggaaacatgtttctCCAATTCAGTGAGGGACTTGAACTCAAGTTTGAGGGTACAGGAGATCAGGAGATGCTGGGTACTGAAGGCCTTTATCCTCTTTGAGAGCTGTGAAAATTTTGAAATCGAGCACATGTCATGGTTGCCCAGTGTTAGCGAGCTTACCATCGAGGATTGTCCTCATTTAATGGTATCAAATCCTCTACCACCTTCAAGTAGCCTTTGTAAATTATCCATCACAAAAGTTTCCGCACTTCCAGAGATGGAGGGATCATCAAACGGGGAATACAGAATTGGATCTGATGATGATTATGGTGATCCATCTACCATTGATTTCCTTGATGAGAAAATTTTGTCATTCCACAACCTGAGGACCATAACTCGATTGCAAATAGTGGGCTGCAATAATCTGTTGTCTATTTCACTAGAAGGTTTGAAGCAACTCGTCTGCTTGAAGAGGTTGGAAATATGGTCTTGCCAAACAATTTTCTCTTCAGATGTGTCGTCAACACATACCCATGAATACATGACAAGCACAAATTTTGATGCCAGTCCATCTCTCGAGTGTCTCAGCATTAGAAATTGTGGAATAACTGGCCAGTGGTTATCTGTGATATTGCAACATGTGCGAGCCCTAGAGACATTGGATTTAGTGAGGTGTGAGCAGATAACAGGACTATCAAATCTCCCCTCGGCTCCATGTGTTTCATCACAGGGAAATCCAGATGGCGCATCGACAAGGCCATGTCCTAACAAACTCCTGCGGATTCCATCTAACCTCATACCCTCTCTCAAGAAGATGTCCATCGAACGTTGCAAGCTAAAGTTTCTGGGGCACAAGGACTGCTTCTGTGGATTCACCTCCCTTGAGGAGCTAAGAATTGTTGGTTGCCCCGAGCTGATATCGTCCTTGGTGCGTGAAGACGAAATCGATGACCAGGCAAACGGAAGATGGCTTCTCCCGTGTTCACTTGGCAGACTGACTATCTATGACGCTTCCGTAGAAACGCTGCAGCCCTGCTTTCCGGGAGATCTGACCCGCCTCAAAGTACTAGAAGTGTGGGAAAATCATGCATTGAAATCTCTACAGCTGCATTCCTGCACAGCACTGGAAGAGCTGGCAATTCGATATTGCAAATCGCTAGACGCACTAGAGGGCTTCCAATCCCTCCGCGGTCTCAGGTATTTCAAAGTATCCGGATGCCCAGGCTTACCTCGATGTTTGAAGAGTTTATCAACGCAGGGTTATGAGCTGTTCCCTCGATTGGAAAGGCTTCGGATCGACGACCCGTCTTTTCTTACCACGCCATTCTGCGAGCACCTCACCTCTCTCCAATGCCTACAGCTCGTGAACGAATATGAAGATAATATCGACGCGGCAGGACTAACATGCGAGCAAGAGGCAGCACTTCAGCTCCTCACGTCCCTGCAAGAGCTCCAATTTGATGGTTACTGGGAACTCTCGGATCTTCCTGTGGGTCTGCATAGCCTTCTCTCTCTCAAGCGGTTGGAGATCAGTCTTTGCCGGAGTATCTCAAGGCTGCCAGAAAGGGGCCTCCCACCTTCCCTGGAAAAACTGGAGGTCCGCCATTGCAGCATGGAGCTAACCGAGCAATGCAGAATGCTAGCGACAAGCAAGCTAAATGTAAAAATTGATGGGAATTATGTGAACTGATTACAGGTTTCTCCACATCTCGCCTTGAAAGGTATACTTCTACCGTTGACCATGTAATCTTGATGGTTTACATACATTTTTATGTCTATTTGCAGGCATTCAAGCTGACACCATGGCTGCAGTGACCGTCTTCGGAACCTATAGGAGTATCATACTGTTACAAGCTGTTCGAGCAAGTGTTGAAAGCACTTCCCTGTTTCTCCTAGGAGACCTGCTACAAATTACAAGGCTTATTGTTGACCACGGCCCAAGGGCGAGAAGCCAATGCCAAAAGTGCCAAAAAAGTGTTGTTCTTTTCACTCTGTAGCCTCAAAAACCAGATGTTtctagtttaaaaaaaaaaactgatgttTCTTGTGACAGGTTCTCTGATTCTGCACAGGGTTTTGTTTCACTTGTAAACCTTGTCCTCGTTGCTCAAGTGCTCATGTTGCTGAATGCTGTATACGG
This genomic interval carries:
- the LOC136509878 gene encoding putative disease resistance protein RGA3, with protein sequence MDSTEHFLLNRRWLFNLETEGWRYFLRMMSRHLCWSLLHVAVEIAGPLFSTLPLVTVTGHRPSTRSLIFPASIQPSICTSDYSALATQPSVLLPPPFTITMAQIDLMEVAEATAVESAILWLVQTILEALLPTGELDAWLQRVGLAGAIGALKYEVERMETVVNGVGGRAIGNKPLARSLARVKELMYDADDVVDELDYCRLQHQVERAMIAPAIDLDGMVGDGAEQVDASANTFGMLAPATEPEGMVGDGDRDREEQADASANNTGTLNNSGRKNRSEVRDYFQIIPSVNGEPAKAKCNCCGRELTWGHGTSALHKHLKSCNKKRSAIEETPNRPSVGDSVQNGATISTYDSEGRKRMRIEYNVAATTHFLKSIQEIVLELRRIRHDVIEYLKDSIARPDQYQINNSDTRVRTSSSLPGKVYGRDVEKAKIIKAIKAAKSDNITVLPIVGIPGVGKTALAKLVYNAPRVERKFERIWVWVSNIFDEVRVTREILDVVALANHEGSRKRESYEGVSNYSKLLEALKKHIACQSKKFLLVLDDVYDCMDNSQWKDLIDALGSSCRKGNVIIVTTRNLAIAKRLGTIKPVELRALGNNAFLQLFRACAFGDNQCKEHLDIGHQIATKLNGNPLAAENAADMLREQPGLHHWKSIMKNGVWESLQFREGIVTALKISYYQLPYNLQQCLLFCSIFPNGYLFHIDNLVQMWISSGFVKSVEAGQDYLNALVNSGFLEHVIIITDFITLGHKKYYVMCGVMHEFARLVSRAKFATMDGLECKEVLPTVRHFSILIDSMYHKDERGFILRNGKFEEKLMSMISSVRRLRTLILIGHYDSLFFRSFHTFMCSLVNCTHLRYLKLENKGSNEALLISLSNFYHLEVLDVGQPLIVDGTSDLVSMRNLILTKGASGACSPAWSACLQKIHLEDCKGWQIIPSLESLSSLTKLKLRNMTEVTELLIPSLEELVLIDMPKLETCFSNSVRDLNSSLRVQEIRRCWVLKAFILFESCENFEIEHMSWLPSVSELTIEDCPHLMVSNPLPPSSSLCKLSITKVSALPEMEGSSNGEYRIGSDDDYGDPSTIDFLDEKILSFHNLRTITRLQIVGCNNLLSISLEGLKQLVCLKRLEIWSCQTIFSSDVSSTHTHEYMTSTNFDASPSLECLSIRNCGITGQWLSVILQHVRALETLDLVRCEQITGLSNLPSAPCVSSQGNPDGASTRPCPNKLLRIPSNLIPSLKKMSIERCKLKFLGHKDCFCGFTSLEELRIVGCPELISSLVREDEIDDQANGRWLLPCSLGRLTIYDASVETLQPCFPGDLTRLKVLEVWENHALKSLQLHSCTALEELAIRYCKSLDALEGFQSLRGLRYFKVSGCPGLPRCLKSLSTQGYELFPRLERLRIDDPSFLTTPFCEHLTSLQCLQLVNEYEDNIDAAGLTCEQEAALQLLTSLQELQFDGYWELSDLPVGLHSLLSLKRLEISLCRSISRLPERGLPPSLEKLEVRHCSMELTEQCRMLATSKLNVKIDGNYVN